One window of the Populus trichocarpa isolate Nisqually-1 chromosome 9, P.trichocarpa_v4.1, whole genome shotgun sequence genome contains the following:
- the LOC7489273 gene encoding uncharacterized protein LOC7489273: MEKTSSPTPGTGSSAYLNALTVEIEKKLQRALASPTQRRNLLQELFADNALEVDDRARGIIFSREEDAISPVEDDADGQLCFFNLLADYYVRVPESGKQILHLILQLWSQSFASHIFFLLFHKWLFEAQLDNTEVLLRFSSALVQGATNVFWIDIQTNTRRFQSLFQYLLDEVALAPMQLNKIPVQAQRELFLLLSRFTLFYNSVDKHESFLKQFPVFLNAFLVGGPADFFVIEVADQLQKLKVEPVLLHYLSHIKVLQGLELRMTTSTRLKACLYSFTSPGGPMYPTRAVRHAAWDSLDLLFPVGQYPRHLISFFFRLLYPWCWPSSCWSFIISCIKAVFYSLLGLLFSSWDKLREPKNY; this comes from the exons atggaaaagaCAAGTTCACCCACGCCCGGAACTGGTAGCTCAGCTTATCTGAACGCTCTCACtgttgaaatcgagaaaaagCTGCAAAGG GCACTAGCTTCTCCAACTCAGAGACGTAACTTGTTACAAGAGTTGTTTGCTGACAATGCTTTGGAAGTTGATGATCGCGCTCGAG GTATAATTTTCAGCAGGGAAGAAGATGCAATTTCTCCTGTGGAAGATGATGCTGATGGCCAACTGTGCTTTTTCAACTTGCTCGCTGATTATTATGTTAGGGTACCTGAGAGTGGAAAACAAATCCTTCATCTGATTCTCCAACTCTGGAGCCAGTCATTTGCATcacatattttctttcttttgttccaTAAATGG CTTTTTGAAGCCCAGCTGGATAATACTGAAGTACTTCTACGTTTCTCATCTGCTCTTGTTCAAGGTGCTACAAATGTTTTCTG GATTGACATCCAAACAAACACAAGGCGCTTCCAGTCCCTATTTCAG TATCTCCTTGATGAAGTTGCCTTGGCGCCTATGCAGTTGAATAAAATTCCGGTGCAG GCCCAGCGAGAACTGTTTCTTTTGCTCTCAAGGTTCACCCTCTTTTACAACTCAG TTGACAAGCACGAGAGCTTCTTAAAACAGTTTCCTGTTTTTCTAAATGCTTTCTTGGTTGGTGGCCCAGCAGACTTCTTTGTTATTGAAGTTGCAGACCAG CTTCAAAAGTTAAAGGTGGAACCAGTTCTATTGCATTACCTTTCACACATTAAAGTTCTCCAAG GCTTGGAATTGAGAATGACCACAAGTACAAGATTGAAGGCATGTTTGTATAGCTTCACTTCGCCTGGCGGTCCAATGTATCCCACAAGAGCTGTCCGTCATGCCGCCTGGGATTCTTTGGATTTGCTTTTCCCT GTCGGGCAGTATCCTCGACATCTCATAAGCTTCTTTTTTCGACTCCTGTATCCATGGTGCTGGCCCTCTTCATGTTGGAGTTTCATAATATCTTGCATTAAGGCGGTATTCTATTCTCTGTTGGGGCTGTTGTTTTCTAGCTGGGATAAGCTGAGAGAGCCAAAGAACTACTGA